A segment of the Corynebacterium resistens DSM 45100 genome:
GGCCACAGCAGTTGCCACGGGTAGTGAACCAGATAGGCGCTGCCACACTGGAACCAACATGGAACCAGTGGCTGCGATGGTGATCAATGCCCAAGGCTGAAACGCGGCCCAACCAGCAAGCCCCGTGAACTTAGCGAACAAGCCGCCCGTAAAGAACCACAACCCTGGATAGAAACTGGGTAGGCCCTTGTAAGCCATATCGTTCCACCCAAGCTGGTCAGCCATGCGAGTAAGGAACTGCGTGCGGAAAGCTTGATCTACACTCACACCATCGAGGTATAGGCGCGTTGCCGCGAGCGGAATGGCTAAGGAAGCGATGACCAACGCCGTGGGGGCGAGGTAGCAGATACTCGTCAGCGCGAAGCGGCCCAGCCGCGATTGCATCCACCGGGAAGTTTGCGCGGTGGGCTTTGCTTTCGCCGGGTTTCCAAGCAGAGATCGTAGCGTGGTGCGGGTGCGCGGATGTAGCCAGCGATAGCATGCCACCGCCACTAAAAGGGTGGTCAGGATAATGCCTGCGGTAGCTAGCGCTTTAAGAACATAGCTGTTGTTGAAGGCGGGCAGGTTCGCCTTGCTCATCACGAACCATGCACCCAATGTGATGATTGTCGCCGCGCCTCCGGTCATGATTAACCGCAAAAGCGTGGATGGCAACGCGATTGCATCGTCTATATACGCGGGGTAGTCGTCATGAGCGGGGACCAATAGTCGTTGGTCGCGGGCTGGGGTGGTCATGGAACTCATAATTCCATACCCCCACCGATTTTCCCCAGCTGTGGTGCTTTCCTCTGCCCAGCTGTGGCATCACTGATTCTTGAACCGGAGCGCTGCCCATTGCACAGCCGTGGCGCTACCCTGCGATTTCGGGGTCCTGCCTACGGCCTTGCTCATCTCGTTTCTATGCTCTTGCCCCAGCGCGGGTCGGCCAGGGGCTTCGGCGCACGCCGTCGATTTATCTGCGTACTACTTGCGGAGCAAAATGCCGCGGATGCCGGCGTGGAAACCATCGCGCAGCCCTACTCGTTGACGTTCGGTCAACGTGTATTCGTGCAGGGTATCGCAGGCAAACTGCAGCAAGGGGCGGTCGATGTCCGGTGGTAAGCCGCCACCCGAGAGCATATGTGCGTTGTCTTTTTGCTCCTCGGTGGCTGCATTATCGAACCACCAGATCGCGTACTGCTGGCCGATATCGTAAGGGTTTTGTTCGCCAGCCGAAGTCCACACCTCATTTGGTAGTGGCACGTAGCGACTGCGGAGTTTGCGGTGCCGAGCCATCATGCCGGGGTTGGGGCGTGGGCCGGGGCGGGCGGTTTCCGAGGCCTCACCAGCAGGAGTTTTGGGTGAAGTTTCGCCAACAGCTGCCGCCACCTGCGCTGGGGAAGGGGCTTTCGGCTCCTCTGGTGCTGGCTCGGGCACAGGGATCGTCTTGTCGCCAGCGTTCGTCTCCTCCGATGGCTCTGTTGCCACGGGTTCGTTGTTCACTTGGGGTGACGCCACCGGTTTGTTCGCCGCAGCATCTGCCGGTGTGGGTGCGGCTGGTTCACTTTCTTCCGACGCCGGACCGTGCTCGTTCACACCCACCGGATCAACGCCACGGGAGGTCGCGCCGGGGCCACTGCGCACTGGGCCAGGGATGGTATTGCCATCCTCATTCGGTTGTGCCGTGGAGGCGATAGTTGCCTGCTTCTGCTCGGGTGGAACCAAATCTGGGGTGGAATCTGCCGTTTCTTCCGCCAGGTCCGCTTCCCCTTCAGCTTCACTAAGTGCCAACTCAGTAGCGGTGGTTTCCTCTGGAGTGCAATCGGAATCCACGGAGGTTTCGGCGTCGAGACCTTCTTCCCCTTCGGAAGGAGGCA
Coding sequences within it:
- a CDS encoding NYN domain-containing protein, encoding MLERTQVYVDTSYLLASFYNAWETGARAQLEIDLPEVVSVLSTMVQNQLKQPVHRQFWYDGIPENGPHRYQRSLRSEPGVQLRAGQLIEWGDRRTQKAVDTRLVADMVIAAMKGQVSDIVLVSGDADMLPGVEEAVAAGIRVHLYGFGWDSMSNQLRYACDTTTILDPREDFKDTMRLEILEGPLLPPSEGEEGLDAETSVDSDCTPEETTATELALSEAEGEADLAEETADSTPDLVPPEQKQATIASTAQPNEDGNTIPGPVRSGPGATSRGVDPVGVNEHGPASEESEPAAPTPADAAANKPVASPQVNNEPVATEPSEETNAGDKTIPVPEPAPEEPKAPSPAQVAAAVGETSPKTPAGEASETARPGPRPNPGMMARHRKLRSRYVPLPNEVWTSAGEQNPYDIGQQYAIWWFDNAATEEQKDNAHMLSGGGLPPDIDRPLLQFACDTLHEYTLTERQRVGLRDGFHAGIRGILLRK